A part of Candida albicans SC5314 chromosome 2, complete sequence genomic DNA contains:
- the TOR1 gene encoding phosphatidylinositol kinase-related protein kinase (Protein similar to TOR family phosphatidylinositol kinases; mutation confers resistance to rapamycin; involved in regulation of ribosome biogenesis, starvation response, and adhesion), giving the protein MSASASTSAQLQVVDGVALTEIFKGLTSTSEEERSKYAEELHNYLSSIARDLSSEQFNRYNNDINKTIFDLLHGEKTSEILGGIAALNALIEFDSGVGKENAGKTARFSNYLGSLILSNDLVIMKQAIRTLGKLATLGGNLTGDFVDFEAKRAIEWLQSDSKQHENRRHAAILIITSLADNASTLLYPLINQVLENLWTPLRDHKLIVREDAAIALEKCMHIIYDRDVNARSFWIKRMIESASKLLNENDAADGADSNSSYNITFSGQSTENIHGSLLTYRELLKYYKDPFIVSRFEQIYENTYLYKNHKVAIIRQELTNIFPLLCKVNTELFVEKYLHRTLYYYLSQLKKYKSQNNETANTDKSAIFKSIGLIALEVGNQMATYLDAILDNIREGLSYTSNAGVQSILAKAASNESPNISTTNIASLASGSKYTASRKETEPAIFDCISKLSIAVGPALTKHLQRDILDMMFANCSLSKHMQDVLQVLIENIPTLTNLINEKLLNLLSLVLSGKGFQPPGSPFGTIKVNASLARDCRLIMISRDTGMSINTILMNQERYEKLDSKILIQALEMLAFFKFENYQLNEFVRYCTITYLEHNNAKVRLTATVTSCQIFVKDPICQQVSVNALNTVNEVLGKLVSISITDPAPEIRLAGLNCLIKAGNFDPQLSQANNVRLLFIALNDEVFGVRKVAIQILGRLSCINPAYIVPSLRKTLIQLLSKLEYSTTSRKKEESAILLSLLISNSKELTRPYVKPIVDALLPKAKDLSSSVASSAIKCLGELSVVGGEDLKPFIPDLMPLILDTFQDQSSSYKRDAALRTLGQLAFSSGYVIQPLLDYPQLLGMLVAILKSETSPDIKRETVRLLGILGALDPYKHREVEQNSKNIPVEQNAPPVDVALLMQGMSPSNEEYYPKVAITNLMKILKDPSLSIHHTKVIQAVMYIFQTLGLRCVAFLPQIIPGIINVMHTCQLSMLKFYFQQLGDIVLIVKQHIRPFLDDIFKVIKEFFNAGSQLNIQVTIINVIQSVSRALDGEFKMYLPEVLTLMIGVFEEDKSAKRSPSLHVLKSFVVFGSNIEEFVDIIVPHIVKLFETGPVELRRAAIETIGRLSKNIMLNDMASRIIHPILRILGQGNIDLRESCINTLTYMLVQLGPEFTVFIPVIKKTLLQKNIHAIKFEQLVGKLIGGDPLPLHLDIYKDYDYSLYDIADTDMPSKKLPVNQASLKAAWDASQRRTKEDWQEWIGRLSKELLLQSPSHAIRACAGLASDYYPLAKDLFNASFASCWSELYSQHKEELVESFCIALSSPSNPPEIHQTILNLAEFMEHDDKPLPMSISTLGQYAQRAHAFAKALHYKELEFYDQPTTPTIESLISINNQLQQSDAAIGILKHAQLHHDLQLKETWYEKLQRWDDALKAYNEREKIEPENMEITIGKMRCLHALGEWEQLSELARSKWDNSSSEIKRSVAPLAAAAAWGLSQWDRMDACIKVMKAESPDKAFFNAILSLHRNNFDDASVHILKARDLLVTEITALVSESYNRAYGVVVRVQMLAELEEIIKYKCLPSGSEKRAVMRKTWNTRLLGCQRNVDIWQRMLKVRALVIKPKQDMDMWIKFANLCRKSGRLNLAEKSLNLLLEEGSPENPSRAPPQVVYAQLKYMWAKGQRPEALRHLVDFTTRMSQDLGLNPNDLITQPLPSEGPGIPKHVEEYTKLLARCFLKQGEWQIALNSNWRSETSEIILGAYLLATHFDNKWYKAWHNWALANFEVISLYTSQNTSANNKIEILQDERNGSTEDGHSELKRAEQQKQQQQQQQQQQQQANIIPIEAVQRHVIPSIKGFFHSIALSNSNSLQDMLRLLTLWFKFGGIPEAAKAMTEGFNMVKIDNWLEVVPQLISRIHQPNEIVSRSLFALLTDLGKAHPQALVYPLTVAITSESTSRKKAAQSIIEKMRVHSPSLVDQAELVSRELIRVAVLWHEQWHDALEDASRFFFGEHNTEKMFETLEPLHQMLQKGPETMREQAFANAFGRELTDAYEWVLNFRRTKDITNLNQAWDIYYNVFRRVSKQVQSLASLELQYVSPDLKHAQDLELAVPGTYQAGKPVIRIIKFDPTFSIISSKQRPRKLSCRGSDGKDYQYALKGHEDIRQDNLVMQLFGLVNTLLVNDPECFKRHLDIQQYPAIPLSPKVGLLGWVPNSDTFHVLIKGYRESRSIMLNIEHRLLLQMAPDYDFLTLLQKVEVFTSAMDNCKGQDLYKVLWLKSKSSEAWLDRRTTYTRSLAVMSMVGYILGLGDRHPSNLMLDRITGKVIHIDFGDCFEAAILREKYPERVPFRLTRMLNYAMEVSGIEGSFRITCEHVMRVLRDNKESLMAILEAFAYDPLINWGFDFPTKALAESTGIRVPQVNTAELLRRGQIDEKEAVRLQKQNELEIRNARAALVLKRITDKLTGNDIKRLRGLDVPTQVDKLIQQATSVENLCQHYIGWCSFW; this is encoded by the coding sequence ATGTCAGCATCAGCATCTACATCAGCACAACTACAAGTGGTTGATGGTGTTGCTCTAACAGAGATTTTCAAAGGACTTACTTCGACGTCGGAAGAAGAGAGATCAAAATACGCAGAAGAACTACACAACTACCTATCTTCAATTGCACGAGATTTGTCCTCAGAACAATTTAACAGATATAACAACGACATCAACAAGACAATATTTGACTTATTACATGGTGAAAAAACCTCTGAGATATTAGGTGGTATAGCTGCCTTAAATgcattgattgaatttgattctGGAGtgggaaaagaaaatgcaGGGAAAACAGCaagattttcaaattatcttGGTTCTTTGATATTGTCTAATGACTTGGTCATTATGAAACAAGCTATTCGTACTTTGGGTAAGTTAGCCACGTTAGGTGGAAATCTCACTGgtgattttgttgattttgaggCCAAAAGAGCTATTGAATGGCTTCAAAGCGATAGCAAACAACACGAGAATAGAAGACATGCAGCcatattgattattacaTCTCTTGCGGATAATGCATCTACTTTATTGTATCCCTTGATTAATCAAGTCTTGGAGAATTTGTGGACACCCTTGAGAGACCATAAGTTGATTGTTCGTGAGGATGCCGCCATAGCGCTTGAAAAATGTATGCATATAATTTATGATCGAGACGTCAATGCACGTTCATTTTGGATTAAACGAATGATTGAGCTGGCATCAAAGTTACTTAATGAGAATGACGCCGCCGATGGAGCTGATTCGAACTCTTCATACAACATTACATTTAGCGGACAATCTACTGAAAACATACATGGATCCTTATTGACGTACCGTGAGTTACTTAAGTATTATAAAGACCCATTTATTGTATCGCGATTTGAACAGATTTATGAAAATACATATTTGTACAAAAACCACAAAGTTGCCATCATAAGACAGGAATTAACGAACATATTTCCTTTGTTGTGCAAGGTGAATACAGAATTGTTTGTTGAAAAGTACTTGCACAGAACATTATACTATTATTTGTCACAGTTGAAGAAATACAAGTCCCAGAATAACGAGACTGCAAATACCGATAAGAGTGCCATATTTAAAAGCATAGGGTTGATCGCTTTGGAGGTTGGCAATCAGATGGCGACTTATTTAGATGCAATATTGGATAATATTAGAGAGGGATTATCGTATACCTCTAATGCAGGGGTACAGCTGATTTTGGCCAAAGCGGCATCGAATGAATCTCCAAACATCAGTACGACTAACATTGCATCTTTAGCGTCCGGCTCTAAGTACACAGCGAGCAGAAAGGAGACTGAACCTGCTATATTTGATTGTATCAGTAAATTATCCATAGCAGTAGGGCCTGCTTTGACAAAACACTTGCAAAGAGATATATTGGATATGATGTTCGCAAACTGTTCATTATCAAAGCACATGCAAGATGTACTCCAAGTTTTGATAGAAAATATACCAACTTTAACAAACTTGATCAACGAAAAACTATTAAATTTGCTTAGCTTAGTTTTATCAGGCAAGGGATTCCAACCACCGGGATCACCATTTGGAACCATAAAGGTAAATGCCTCGCTTGCCAGGGATTGCCGATTAATTATGATATCTAGAGACACGGGGATGAGTATCAACACTATTTTGATGAATCAGGAGAGGTATGAAAAACTTGATAGTAAGATATTGATTCAAGCATTAGAAATGTTGgcattttttaaatttgaaaattatcaGTTAAATGAGTTTGTCAGGTACTGCACTATCACATACCTTGAACATAATAATGCCAAAGTGCGTCTTACTGCAACTGTTACGTCGTGTCAAATATTTGTTAAAGATCCAATATGTCAACAAGTCAGCGTAAATGCGTTGAATACTGTGAATGAAGTTTTGGGCAAATTGGTGTCAATTTCCATTACAGACCCGGCTCCTGAAATCAGATTAGCAGGTTTGAATTGCTTGATAAAGGCTGGAAACTTTGATCCACAATTATCACAAGCAAACAATGTAAGGTTATTGTTCATTGCGTTGAATGATGAAGTTTTTGGTGTTAGAAAAGTGGCTATACAGATATTGGGGAGATTATCGTGCATTAATCCAGCATATATTGTTCCATCCTTAAGAAAGACCCTTATTCAACTATTATCCAAATTGGAGTATTCTACCACCAGTAGAAAAAAGGAGGAAAGCGCCATTTTGTTGTCTTTACTTATTAGCAACTCGAAGGAATTAACTAGACCTTATGTGAAGCCTATAGTTGATGCTTTGCTTCCCAAGGCTAAGGATTTGAGCTCTTCTGTGGCTTCTAGTGCAATAAAATGTTTGGGAGAGTTGTCGGTTGTCGGAGGTGAAGATCTCAAACCATTTATCCCGGACTTGATGCCGTTGATCCTAGATACTTTTCAAGATCAGAGCTCATCTTATAAACGGGATGCGGCCTTGAGAACCTTGGGCCAACTAGCATTTTCCTCAGGATACGTCATTCAACCTTTACTTGATTATCCTCAGTTGTTAGGGATGTTAGTAGCAATCCTAAAACTGGAAACGTCTCCAGATATCAAAAGAGAAACAGTCCGATTGTTAGGCATTTTAGGGGCTCTTGATCCTTACAAACATAGGGAAGTCGAACAAAACTCAAAGAATATACCAGTTGAGCAAAATGCGCCCCCTGTGGATGTCGCGTTGTTAATGCAAGGAATGTCACCTTCCAACGAAGAGTACTACCCTAAAGTGGCAATCACCAActtgatgaaaattttaaaagatCCTTCCTTAAGTATCCACCACACAAAGGTTATTCAGGCTGTAATGtacatttttcaaacattGGGCTTGAGATGTGTAGCATTCTTGCCGCAAATCATTCCAGGGATTATTAATGTCATGCATACTTGTCAACTATCAATgttaaaattttattttcaacagCTAGGAgatattgttttgattgTCAAACAGCATATTCGGCCATTTTTAGATGATATTTTCAAAGTCATTAAGGAGTTCTTTAACGCTGGTTCTCAGTTGAATATTCAAGTGACAATAATTAATGTGATTCAATCTGTGTCACGCGCTTTGGATGGGGAATTTAAAATGTATTTACCCGAAGTCTTGACACTAATGATTGGGGtttttgaagaagataaatCTGCAAAACGCTCACCGTCATTGCATGTTTTGAAAAgctttgttgtttttggCAGTAacattgaagaatttgtgGATATAATTGTGCCACATATCGTTAAGTTATTTGAAACAGGACCCGTTGAATTGCGTAGAGCAGCAATCGAGACTATAGGAAGACTCTCGAAAAATATTATGTTGAATGATATGGCATCCAGAATAATCCATCCAATTTTAAGAATTCTTGGTCAAGGGAACATTGACCTTCGTGAGTCATGTATAAATACTTTGACGTACATGTTGGTTCAGTTGGGTCCTGAGTTTACTGTTTTTATCCCCGTGATCAAAAAGActttgttgcaaaaaaacaTACACGCAATTAAGTTTGAGCAATTGGTTGGAAAATTGATTGGTGGAGACCCGTTACCACTACACTTGGATATTTACAAAGATTATGACTATAGTCTTTATGATATTGCTGATACGGATATGCCATCTAAAAAATTACCTGTAAATCAAGCATCTTTAAAGGCAGCCTGGGATGCAAGTCAACGAAGAACTAAGGAAGATTGGCAAGAGTGGATTGGTAGATTGAGTAAGGAACTCTTGCTTCAAAGTCCTTCTCATGCTATCAGAGCTTGTGCCGGGTTGGCATCGGATTATTACCCACTTGCAAAAGACCTTTTTAATGCTAGTTTTGCTAGTTGCTGGAGTGAGTTATATTCTCAGCACAAGGAAGAATTAGTGGAATCATTTTGTATTGCACTTTCATCACCAAGTAATCCTCCGGAAATACATCAAACTATATTGAATCTTGCTGAGTTTATGGAGCATGATGATAAACCACTTCCGATGTCAATTTCTACATTGGGGCAATATGCACAACGTGCCCATGCGTTTGCCAAGGCATTGCATTATAAGGAGTTGGAGTTTTATGATCAACCCACAACGCCTACAATCGAGTCATTGATCAGtattaataatcaattgcaACAATCGGATGCTGCCATAGGTATTTTGAAACATGCTCAGTTGCACCATGATTTGCAATTGAAGGAAACTTGGTATGAAAAATTGCAACGTTGGGACGATGCTTTGAAAGCATACaatgaaagagaaaaaattgaaccCGAGAATATGGAGATTACTATTGGTAAAATGAGGTGTCTACATGCTTTAGGTGAGTGGGAGCAACTATCCGAACTAGCTCGAAGCAAATGGGATAATTCATCTAGCGAAATCAAAAGAAGTGTTGCACCGCTTGCAGCTGCAGCTGCTTGGGGTTTGAGTCAATGGGACAGAATGGATGCATGTATTAAAGTCATGAAGGCTGAATCACCCGATAAAGCGTTTTTCAATGCTATCTTAAGTCTTCACAGAAATAACTTTGACGATGCTTCGGTGCACATTTTGAAAGCAAGAGATTTGCTTGTGACAGAAATCACTGCTTTGGTGAGTGAAAGTTACAACAGAGCTTATGGAGTTGTTGTCCGTGTTCAAATGCTTGCAGAGTTGGAggaaattatcaaatacaAATGTTTGCCGCTGGGATCTGAAAAGCGAGCTGTGATGCGCAAGACTTGGAATACAAGATTATTGGGATGCCAACGAAACGTAGATATATGGCAAAGAATGTTGAAGGTCAGAGCGTTGGTGatcaaaccaaaacaaGATATGGATATGTGGATTAAATTTGCTAATTTGTGCAGAAAGTCAGGAAGATTGAATTTAGCAGAGAAATCcttgaatttgttgttggaagAAGGATCTCCAGAAAATCCATCAAGAGCTCCCCCTCAAGTCGTTTACGCCCAATTGAAGTATATGTGGGCCAAGGGCCAGAGGCCAGAAGCTTTACGTCATTTAGTAGATTTCACTACTAGAATGTCCCAAGATCTAGGGTTGAATccaaatgatttaattacTCAACCGTTACCATCGGAGGGTCCTGGTATCCCAAAACATGTTGAAGAATACACTAAATTGTTGGCAAGGTGTTTCTTGAAGCAAGGTGAATGGCAGATTGCATTGAATAGCAATTGGAGATCAGAGACTTCAGAGATTATTTTGGGTGCATATTTGTTGGCCACCCATTTTGACAATAAGTGGTATAAGGCTTGGCATAATTGGGCATTGGCAAACTTTGAGGTTATATCATTGTACACTAGTCAAAACACATCTGCCAATAATAAGATAGAGATTTTACAGGACGAGCGCAATGGATCTACGGAGGATGGCCATTCGGAATTGAAAAGAGCTGAGCAgcagaaacaacaacaacagcagcagcagcagcagcaacaacaagctAATATTATACCAATCGAAGCTGTTCAAAGACATGTCATACCATCTATCAAAGGATTCTTTCATTCTATTGCTTTATCCAATTCAAACTCTCTTCAGGATATGTTAAGATTACTTACATTGTGGTTCAAGTTTGGTGGAATTCCTGAGGCAGCCAAGGCCATGACAGAAGGGTTCAATATggtaaaaattgataactGGTTGGAAGTAGTGCCACAATTGATTTCTCGAATTCACCAACCTAATGAAATAGTGAGTCGCTCCTTATTTGCGTTATTGACTGATTTGGGCAAAGCTCACCCACAAGCATTGGTTTATCCTTTGACAGTTGCTATTACTTCCGAATCAACGAGCCGTAAAAAGGCAGCTCAAtccattattgaaaaaatgcGAGTACATTCTCCTAGCTTGGTGGATCAAGCAGAATTAGTGAGTCGAGAACTCATCCGAGTTGCAGTTTTATGGCACGAACAATGGCACGATGCTTTGGAAGATGCTAGCAGGTTTTTCTTTGGTGAACACAACACAGAAAAGATGTTTGAAACATTGGAACCATTACATCAAATGTTGCAAAAGGGACCAGAAACGATGAGGGAACAAGCCTTTGCAAATGCTTTTGGCAGGGAGTTGACAGATGCATACGAGTGGGTGCTCAACTTTAGAAGAACTAAAGACATAACCAATTTGAATCAAGCATGGGATATATACTACAATGTCTTTAGAAGAGTAAGCAAACAGGTGCAGCTGTTAGCTAGTCTTGAGTTGCAGTATGTATCTCCGGACTTAAAGCATGCTCAAGATTTGGAATTGGCTGTACCAGGTACTTACCAAGCAGGCAAACCTGTGATCagaataatcaaatttgatCCTACTTTTTCGATTATTTCATCTAAACAAAGACCGAGAAAATTATCGTGCAGAGGAAGTGATGGTAAAGACTACCAATATGCGTTGAAAGGACATGAAGATATCAGACAAGATAACTTAGTGATGCAattgtttggtttggttAATACGTTGTTGGTAAATGATCCGGAATGTTTCAAGAGACATTTGGATATACAACAATATCCTGCTATTCCATTATCACCAAAAGTGGGATTGCTTGGTTGGGTTCCAAATAGTGACACTTTCCATGTATTGATCAAAGGCTATCGCGAATCAAGAAGTATAATGTTGAATATTGAACACAGGCTTTTGTTGCAAATGGCACCTGATTATGATTTCTTGACATTATTGCAAAAAGTTGAAGTGTTCACAAGTGCAATGGATAATTGTAAGGGACAGGATTTGTACAAAGTGTTATGGCTCAAATCTAAATCATCCGAGGCGTGGTTGGACCGTAGAACAACATACACGAGATCATTAGCTGTAATGTCTATGGTTGGGTATATATTAGGTTTGGGGGATAGGCACCCATCAAATTTGATGTTGGACCGTATTACTGGGAAAGTCATCCATATTGATTTCGGAGACTGTTTTGAAGCAGCAATATTACGTGAGAAGTATCCAGAGAGAGTTCCGTTTAGATTGACGAGAATGCTTAATTATGCCATGGAAGTTAGTGGAATAGAGGGCTCGTTCAGAATCACATGTGAACATGTTATGAGGGTGTTGCGTGATAATAAAGAGTCTTTAATGGCAATATTAGAGGCCTTTGCTTACGATCCCTTGATAAATTGGGGGTTTGATTTCCCAACAAAGGCGTTGGCTGAATCAACGGGTATACGTGTTCCACAAGTCAACACTGCAGAATTATTACGCAGAGGACAGATTGACGAAAAAGAAGCTGTAAGATTGCAAAAGCAAAATGAATTGGAAATAAGAAACGCTAGAGCTGCATTAGTGTTGAAACGTATTACCGATAAGTTAACTGGTAACGATATCAAACGGTTGAGAGGATTAGATGTGCCTACTCAAGTCgataaattgattcaacaaGCCACCAGTGTTGAGAATTTGTGTCAGCATTACATTGGTTGGTGTTCGTTTTGGTAG
- the NOC4 gene encoding ribosome biosynthesis protein (Putative nucleolar protein; Hap43-induced; mutation confers resistance to 5-fluorocytosine (5-FC), 5-fluorouracil (5-FU), and tubercidin (7-deazaadenosine); Spider biofilm induced) — protein MAPKRKSVKGGVEPKNKKVKTAIHQKEPNTLLSLEELTNLSKEIDESLKFNNLVPLLEQFKLIKTKLIESIDPDVESTARKLSLLLYRNFNKINDEIISNGNGAKSSASEDKKMIIKWLSEKYTTFKDIIYGFIEDKLAGSTSLQLDLLDIILNFIRLESQRKSSTSQVVFFPTQSYKSLTESILNSKNGEISFDGTTDNFIVLEFLDKFQKYWDLQFYFFNNLSEVLNEWKQEKSEKDLQLIFANFLTVLRKGLLFNEKTLEEEPLWIAPNKEGKLPSSLYKHTLFKSQFQKSVIAMLSYPLLQEQYKSVLMILHKRIIPYMSQPQSLMDFLTDCYDLTDDLIVPILALNSLYELMKNYNLEYPDFYSKLYSLLTPELLYTKYRSRFFRLCDLFLSSTHLSANLVASFIKKLARISLAASASGVVIIIPFIYNLLKRHPTCMIMLHKEDTESGYQDPFNSEEKNPLHTEAIKSSLWELDTLMTHYHPNVATLAKIFGEPFRKPSYNMEDFLDWSYNSLLQSEYDRKFKDKNSALEFEEFDKVLDTSNSDSKSSLLEGWTLV, from the coding sequence ATGGCTcctaaaagaaaatcagTAAAAGGTGGTGTTGAACCtaagaataaaaaagtGAAGACTGCAATCCACCAAAAAGAACCCAATACTTTATTGTCTTTGGAGGAACTAACCAACTTGagtaaagaaattgacGAATCACTTAAATTTAACAACTTGGTTCCATTATTAgaacaattcaaattgataaaaacaaaattgattgaaagtATAGACCCTGATGTTGAAAGTACGGCCCGTAAACTATCACTTTTGCTTTACAGAaactttaataaaattaatgatgaaataATCTCGAATGGTAACGGTGCTAAATCTTCCGCTTCCGAggataaaaaaatgattattAAGTGGTTACTGGAAAAATATACAACTTTCAAAGACATTATCTATGGATTTATTGAAGACAAATTGGCTGGTTCGACTTCCTTGCAGTTGGATTTGCTTGACatcattttgaatttcattAGATTAGAAAGTCAACGAAAGTCGTCAACATCACAAGTGGTATTTTTCCCTACCCAATCTTACAAGTCATTAACTGAGAGCATTTTGAATAGCAAAAATGGGGAAATTCTGTTTGATGGGACTACCGATAATTTTATAGTTTTAGaatttcttgataaatttcaaaagtaCTGGGATTTacaattctattttttcaacaatttgtcAGAAGTGTTGAATGAATGGAAGCAAGAAAAGTCTGAAAAAGATTTGCAACTTATTTTTGCCAATTTTTTAACTGTTTTACGAAAGGGTTTGTTATTCAACGAAAAGACATTAGAAGAAGAGCCACTTTGGATTGCACCCAACAAGGAAGGTAAATTACCGTCTTCGTTGTATAAGCATACTTTGTTCAAGtcacaatttcaaaaatcaGTAATTGCCATGCTTTCATATCCTTTGTTACAAGAACAATACAAGTCGgtattgatgatattacACAAGAGAATAATACCATATATGTCCCAACCGCAATCATTGATGGATTTTTTGACTGATTGTTATGATCTTActgatgatttgattgttcCTATACTAGCATTAAATTCATTGTACgagttgatgaaaaattataatttagaGTACCCAGACTTTTATTCCAAGTTGTATTCGTTGTTGACGCCAGAGCTTTTATATACAAAGTACCGTTCAAGGTTTTTCCGTTTATgtgatttgtttttgagCTCAACTCACCTATCAGCCAATTTAGTTGCGTcgtttattaaaaaattagCCAGAATATCGTTGGCTGCAAGTGCTTCAGGGGTTGTTATCATCATACCATTTATatacaatttattaaaaagaCACCCCACATGTATGATCATGTTGCACAAGGAAGATACTGAATCTGGTTACCAAGATCCATTCAACagtgaagaaaaaaatccTTTACATACTGAAGCCATCAAATCATCACTATGGGAGTTGGATACCTTAATGACACATTACCACCCGAACGTTGCAACTTTGGCTAAAATATTTGGTGAACCTTTTAGGAAGCCTAGTTACAACATGGAGGATTTCTTAGATTGGAGCTATAATTCGTTGTTACAAAGCGAGTACGATAGAAAATTCAAAGATAAAAACTCAGCTTTAGAATTTGAAGAGTTTGACAAAGTACTTGATACTTCAAATAGTGACAGCAAAAGTCTGTTGTTAGAAGGGTGGACTTTAGTTTAG